CATTGCCTTGGCCTTTTTAGTCTATGTGAGTGCCGAGACTATTATGATTATTCGCAAGGTTCTTAATCCTACCAAATTTCTCGATCGTATCAAATTCAAAGTGGTGGATACTTCTCAGGAAACAGTTGTTCCTGAAGATAGTTATGAGCGTCAATTGAACACCCTCGAAGATCCATCAGTCTTTGATGACCCTGAAGCCGAAGTTGTGGAATTTAAGCATGAACCTCAAGCTACGCCTGTTAATGTTGCTACTGATGATATTGATGATGCCCCCATAACGATTAATCGTCATAAAAGTGAGGCTGTCGATGATGTGGATATGGCCATCGAGGTAGCAGGCAATGAAGATGCTGCTAAAGGCAATGAGTTGGTTCAAGTGGATGATAAAGAGTTGGAGCCTTATGACCCCAAGCGTGATTTGGAAAATTATCATTATCCCACACTTGACTTACTGAAGACTTACGAGTCAGACGGTAAGCCTTATATCGATATGGAGGAGCAGACAGCCAATAAGAACAGAATCGTTGAAGTGCTCCGCAATTTTGGTATCGAAATATCAAGTATCAAGGCTACTGTAGGTCCTACTATTACCCTTTATGAGATTACGCCAGCACAGGGCGTTCGTATTTCAAAGATTCGTAATCTTGAGGATGATATAGCTCTGAGTCTCAAGGCTTTAGGAATCCGTATTATCGCTCCTATTCCAGGTAAGGGAACCATTGGTATCGAAGTTCCGAATGCCAAGCCCAATGTGGTTTCGATGGAGTCTGTTCTCAACTCAAAGAAGTTCCAGGAAACTACGATGGATTTGCCTTGTGCTATGGGTAAGACCATTACCAACGAAGTGTTTATGTTCGATTTGGCCAAAGCGCCTCACTTGTTGGTGGCAGGTGCTACCGGTCAAGGTAAGTCAGTTGGCTTGAATGCAATTCTTACATCTCTTCTCTATAAGAAGCATCCTGCTGAAATGAAGATTGTGCTGGTCGATCCTAAGATGGTTGAGTTCAGTGTATATCGCAATATCGATAAACACTTCCTGGCATCTTTGCCCGACGAGTTTGATAATCCTATCATTACCGATACGTCAAAAGTGGTTCGCACACTTCAGAGTCTTTGTGTTGAGATGGATGCCCGCTATGAACTGCTGATGGCTGCCGGAGTGAGAAATATCAAGGAATACAACAGCAAGTTCGTCGCCCGCCAGCTCAATCCCGAGAAGGGGCACAAGTTCATGCCTTACATTGTGGTGGTGATTGATGAGTATGGTGATTTGATTATGACGGCAGGCAAAGAGATAGAGTTGCCTATAGCCCGTATCGCTCAGAAAGCTCGTGCTGTGGGTATTCACATGATTATTGCTACCCAGCGTCCTACCACGAATATTATTACAGGTACCATCAAGGCTAACTTCCCTGCCCGTATAGCTTTCAAAGTGAGTCAGGGTATTGACTCCAAGACAATTCTCGACCGCATGGGCGCTCAGCAACTTATTGGTCGTGGCGATATGCTATACTTGTTGGGCAACGATCCTATTCGTGTGCAGTGTGCCTTTGTTGACACGCCAGAGGTTGTTGATATCAATAAGTTTATTGCCGATCAGCAAGGCTATCTGTCACCATTTGAACTTCCTGAACCTGTGATGGAAGGTGGTGGCGATGACTTTGGAGGCGGTGCTTCAGAAGTTGATTTGACTCATCTTGACCCCATGTTTGAGGATGCTGCTCGTCTTATTGTTCAGAGCGGAAGCGGATCAACGAGTCTTATTCAGCGTAAGTTCTCCATTGGTTACAACCGCGCAGGTCGTTTGATGGACCTTATGGAGAAAGCCGGTGTAGTAGGTGCTGCTCATGGTTCGAAACCACGTGAAGTGCTCATTCAGGACGAAATGAGCCTTGAGCAATTGCTTAGCACCCTGAGAAGATAATAGGGGTATAATATCTCTTACTGGATTGTAGTTAATCAATAATAATTGCCATTACAGGATAAATACTATATTTTATTGTTATGAAAAAGATTCTGATATTATTTTCGATACTCATGAGCTGTCTTACCATTGCACAGGCTCAGAATGCTAAAGACGTGCTTGATAAGTGTGCAGCCGTAGTCAGCAACAAAGATGGCGTGAAGGCTTCGTTTCGAATGGAAAGTGCCCGTTATGGAACGTCCAGCGGAACAATTGCTATTAAGGGACGTAAGTTCTGTGTCACTACCGATATAGCCAGTATATGGTTTGACGGAAAGACTCAATGGACCTATTTGAAAAAGAACGATGAGGTGAGTGTTACGACTCCAACCGAAGTCCAGTTGCAAACTCTCAATCCCTATAATTTTATTACTATGTATAAGAAGGGATTCAAGCATACGATGACCACTAATGCGTCCAGTTATAATGTTCATCTTACTGCAGACAACAGTTCTAAGAAGATGTCTGAGATGTTTATCACTATCGATAAGAAGTCATTTACTCCTACTGAAGTGAAAGTGCTGCAAGGCAACAAATGGACTACCTTTAAAATAAGTAATCTTCAGAAATCGAAATTGGACGATGCCATGTTCCGTTTCAGTTCAAAGGATTTCCCCTCTGCTGAGGTTATTGATTTACGATAAAGGAAAACAGCCGTGACCGCTCTATCTTTTTTGAAATTATATAGTGTCCTTAGCCGTAACAACCGGTTAGGCTTTATGCGCTCTCCTTCTTTCGAGCAAAGTCTTATTGCCAAAGTCCTCATGTTTTTTGGCGGATGCTTCTTTGTATTCTATCTGGTGTTCTATGGCATCATGTTAGGGTCAATAGCCGCTTCAGATACCTTCCATACATTTCTTCTGGCTCTGATGCCCATCATGGTGGTGATAGATTTTGGCATTCGCTTTCTTGTTCAGCAAACTCCCGCTATGCTGATGAAGCCATATATGCTGTTGCCGTTGCCTCGTCGTAGTGTGGTCGATACTTTCCTCATCACATCCCAGCTCAGCATATATAATTTTCTTTGGCTCGCTCTTTTCTTGCCCTATATCATTATTGTATTGGCAGGAGGGTGTGAGTTCTGGGTTGCGTTCCAAGTTCTTCTGGCTTGCCAGCTGATCATCATCACCAATAGTCAGTTCTACCTGCTTGTACGCATGCTCACAGGGCGGAATCTCTTGTGGTGGGTATTGCCAGTTCTGGTATATGGCATTTATTTCCTTCCTCTTGCTATCGACACGAAAGGCGATCTCTTTGCCGATATGCTTGAAAGTTTGGGCGATTTTGGAGAGACACTCTGGTTGTTGCCTGCGGTATTTGTTCTACATGGTATTGTTTATTGGGTGAATCGTTCCTTACAATATGCTTTTGTGTATGAAGAGATACAAGGAGCTGAGACAAAGGCAGTAGCTTTGAAAAGCGTGTCTCGTATGACATTCCTTGAGCGTTTCGGACAGACAGGCGAGTATTTGAAGCTTGAGTTGAAATCCATATTCCGCAACAAAGCTATTCGTTCGCGGGTTATCTCCAGCATGACATTCATCATTATACTTTCTGTCCTTATCGCTTATACCGATATATACGATGGACGTATGATGTTAAATTTCTGGTGCTTCTACTGTTTTGCCCTCTATGGTGCTATGACCTTGGTTAAGGTGATGTGTCCTGAAGGCAATTATATGGACCTTCTGATGGTTCATCGTGAGAATATCCTTACCCTGATGCGTGCCAAGTACTATTTTCATGTAGCTGTGCTTGTAGTTCCTTTGGTGATTATGATGCCTGCTGTTATAGAGGGCAAGTTCTCATGGCTGATGATGCTGGCCTATTTCTTTATTAGTAGCGGATTGCTTTATTTCCTCATGTTCCAGTTGGCTGTCTATAACAAGCAGACGCTTCCGCTTGACCAGAAACTTACCGGAAAGGGAAATGTGGAGAGTGGCCTTCAGTTGATTATTGAATCGGCAGCTTTTCTGCTCCCTGTCGTATTGGTATCTATATTACTTGTCTTTTTTGAGGAATCAACGGCTTATATTGTTCTTGCTGTCATTGGTTTGGGCTTCACCTTAACTCATCCATTGTGGCTGCGAAATGTGTATAGCCGTATGATGAAACGAAAATATGAGAATCTGGAGGGATTCCATTCCTCTCGATAAAAGAAAATAGCGTCAAGAACATCTTGGCGCTATTTTTCTGTTTATATTCTTTTTCTTGAGTGCTACAGATTCGGCTTTTCCGAATCAACCATACTCGTATCGTTAAAGCTTAATCTTTTTCGAAGCCGCTTTACTCTCATTCTGAATACGGTTCAAGGAAGTTACCACGTAAGTATATTTGGTCTTTCCGTTCTCGTAAGGCAGTTTACAGAAAGTATTCGGAGTAATGGCAACTATCTTTGACGCATCGTTGATGTTTACTTTCTCTCCTTTGTTGAAACGGTAAACTACATACTTCGTGGCCTCATCGTTCCATGCCTTGCTCTTTGGAGCAGTCCAAAACAGAATATATCCGTCTTCAGTCCAAATAGGCTTTAGCTTGCGTGCCTTTCCTGGTGCCTTTTTGTCTATGAATGCCATCTCTGGCTGTAGGGCAGGTGTGCGCCAATAGTTACGGCGCAACTGAGTGGCATAGTCACCAGGGTTATCGACGGCGGCTTTGGCATACCACAGCACTATGCCGTCAACATTTTTCATCTGCTGGTGCAGTTTAAATTTAGCGGCCTGTTGATGGCGGTTTGGATTCTTCGGATCTGCATTTTTTACAGTTCGTTCAATATCCTCACCGATAAATAGCGGACGACCGGCGGCATAATGGTCCCACCAGTGAATGAGTGTGTCGTAGTCGGCAGCTTTATTACCTATTTCCCAATATATTTGAGGTACACAATAATCCAGCCATCCGTTGTTCACCCAAAGCAAAACGTCGGCATACAGGTCATCGTAGTTTTGAAGTCCGTTGGTGTTACTGCCTATGCTGGGAGCACTCTTCTTGTTGCGATAGATACCAAAAGGCGAAATACCGACCTTCACCCAAGGCTTCAGCTGGTGAACGGTTTCATAGAGTTGCTTGATGAACATGCTCACATTATAACGGCGCCAGTCGCCACGGTCCTTGATACCATTGTTGTAGCGTTGGTATTGAGCGTCGTCAGGAATAGTCTGTCCTGCGGCAGGATAAGGGTAGAAATAGTCGTCCATGTGAAGACCGTCGATGTCGTAGCGTGTAACGATGTCGCTCACAACTTTACAGATATAGTCGCGGTTCTCAGGAATACCAGGATTCAGAATCTTCAGTCCGTCGTAGTCAAAACAGCGTGAAGGCTGAGCAACTGCAACGTGATTCATGGCCAGTTCATGAGTGAACTTTGTCTTAGCCCGATAGGGATTAATCCATGCATGAAGTTCCATCCCGCGTCGATGGCATTGGTCAATCATCCATTGAAGTGGATCCCAATAGGGTGATGGAGCCTTGCCCTGCTGTCCTGTAAGAAAACGGCTCCAAGGTTCCAGTTTGCTGGGATAAAGAGCGTCACATTCAGCACGAACTTGAAAGATGATGGCATTTACGCCGTCTTTCTTTAACTCATCAAGTTGATAGCTTAGCGTCTGCTGCATTTTCTCTGTGCCAAGTCCCTGGAACTGCCCGTTTACGCATTGAATCCAAGCACCGCGGAATTCACGTTTCTTTTGTGCATCGGCCGACACGAATGCGAGGCATGCCAGCAATAGTATTAGTATTTTTTTCATAGTTATTTGTTTAAACATAGTGTCACTCTTGTTTTCTTTATTTTATTGCTATTCCTTACAGGTATTTGCGAATAGTTTCTGTCCAGTCTTCTCCATTCTCAGGACAATAGGTACGCATGCCCACCTGACTTGCTGCTGCTACATTACGGGGACCATCGTCTATGAAAAGGCACGAGTACGGGGCTTTCCTTTCACTCATAAGTACTTTGCGGAAGAATGTCTCATCAGGCTTCATCAGTTTCATTTGATAGCTCAGATAACAGGCGTCAAAGAACTCTGAGATGGCTTTTCCCTGTGGATGAGGCTCATTAGCAGCTTGAGGTCCCAGTGAGAATGCAGGGCTCATAGCCCAAGACATCATATAAGGATTAGTGTTTGAGAGTAGTACTATGCGATAGCCTTCACTACGCAATTGGCGCAGTATGTCAAGATTGCGTTGAGGAAGATCCTCTGCATATCCCAGCCAACCATAGCGACACTCTTCGAATGTAAGCTCTCGTCCTACCATTTTACTCAATTCCATACGGAAAGTCTCAGCGCTGAT
The sequence above is a segment of the Prevotella sp. E9-3 genome. Coding sequences within it:
- a CDS encoding DNA translocase FtsK yields the protein MAKKKKNNIETKLTLAETLGISNIFHNEKLFFFLGMLIFALAFYFVLSFISFFTTGQADQSMIENLREGEMANEAHKFANYCGSVGAYTGYFFIKKCFGIPAFFIPFFLFLVSLNMMKAYRVNLLKWFFGISLLMIWLSVMMARFFSPFFADSHFNPGGDHGLAICQIIEGYVGTPGLTAILALIALAFLVYVSAETIMIIRKVLNPTKFLDRIKFKVVDTSQETVVPEDSYERQLNTLEDPSVFDDPEAEVVEFKHEPQATPVNVATDDIDDAPITINRHKSEAVDDVDMAIEVAGNEDAAKGNELVQVDDKELEPYDPKRDLENYHYPTLDLLKTYESDGKPYIDMEEQTANKNRIVEVLRNFGIEISSIKATVGPTITLYEITPAQGVRISKIRNLEDDIALSLKALGIRIIAPIPGKGTIGIEVPNAKPNVVSMESVLNSKKFQETTMDLPCAMGKTITNEVFMFDLAKAPHLLVAGATGQGKSVGLNAILTSLLYKKHPAEMKIVLVDPKMVEFSVYRNIDKHFLASLPDEFDNPIITDTSKVVRTLQSLCVEMDARYELLMAAGVRNIKEYNSKFVARQLNPEKGHKFMPYIVVVIDEYGDLIMTAGKEIELPIARIAQKARAVGIHMIIATQRPTTNIITGTIKANFPARIAFKVSQGIDSKTILDRMGAQQLIGRGDMLYLLGNDPIRVQCAFVDTPEVVDINKFIADQQGYLSPFELPEPVMEGGGDDFGGGASEVDLTHLDPMFEDAARLIVQSGSGSTSLIQRKFSIGYNRAGRLMDLMEKAGVVGAAHGSKPREVLIQDEMSLEQLLSTLRR
- a CDS encoding LolA-like putative outer membrane lipoprotein chaperone, with product MKKILILFSILMSCLTIAQAQNAKDVLDKCAAVVSNKDGVKASFRMESARYGTSSGTIAIKGRKFCVTTDIASIWFDGKTQWTYLKKNDEVSVTTPTEVQLQTLNPYNFITMYKKGFKHTMTTNASSYNVHLTADNSSKKMSEMFITIDKKSFTPTEVKVLQGNKWTTFKISNLQKSKLDDAMFRFSSKDFPSAEVIDLR
- a CDS encoding DUF5687 family protein, which produces MRSPSFEQSLIAKVLMFFGGCFFVFYLVFYGIMLGSIAASDTFHTFLLALMPIMVVIDFGIRFLVQQTPAMLMKPYMLLPLPRRSVVDTFLITSQLSIYNFLWLALFLPYIIIVLAGGCEFWVAFQVLLACQLIIITNSQFYLLVRMLTGRNLLWWVLPVLVYGIYFLPLAIDTKGDLFADMLESLGDFGETLWLLPAVFVLHGIVYWVNRSLQYAFVYEEIQGAETKAVALKSVSRMTFLERFGQTGEYLKLELKSIFRNKAIRSRVISSMTFIIILSVLIAYTDIYDGRMMLNFWCFYCFALYGAMTLVKVMCPEGNYMDLLMVHRENILTLMRAKYYFHVAVLVVPLVIMMPAVIEGKFSWLMMLAYFFISSGLLYFLMFQLAVYNKQTLPLDQKLTGKGNVESGLQLIIESAAFLLPVVLVSILLVFFEESTAYIVLAVIGLGFTLTHPLWLRNVYSRMMKRKYENLEGFHSSR
- a CDS encoding glycoside hydrolase family 10 protein, with translation MKKILILLLACLAFVSADAQKKREFRGAWIQCVNGQFQGLGTEKMQQTLSYQLDELKKDGVNAIIFQVRAECDALYPSKLEPWSRFLTGQQGKAPSPYWDPLQWMIDQCHRRGMELHAWINPYRAKTKFTHELAMNHVAVAQPSRCFDYDGLKILNPGIPENRDYICKVVSDIVTRYDIDGLHMDDYFYPYPAAGQTIPDDAQYQRYNNGIKDRGDWRRYNVSMFIKQLYETVHQLKPWVKVGISPFGIYRNKKSAPSIGSNTNGLQNYDDLYADVLLWVNNGWLDYCVPQIYWEIGNKAADYDTLIHWWDHYAAGRPLFIGEDIERTVKNADPKNPNRHQQAAKFKLHQQMKNVDGIVLWYAKAAVDNPGDYATQLRRNYWRTPALQPEMAFIDKKAPGKARKLKPIWTEDGYILFWTAPKSKAWNDEATKYVVYRFNKGEKVNINDASKIVAITPNTFCKLPYENGKTKYTYVVTSLNRIQNESKAASKKIKL
- a CDS encoding HAD family phosphatase → MEKTDTIIFDLGGVIITLNQPEAVRRFESLGLKNAAQMLDPYCQEGIFGELEEGRISAETFRMELSKMVGRELTFEECRYGWLGYAEDLPQRNLDILRQLRSEGYRIVLLSNTNPYMMSWAMSPAFSLGPQAANEPHPQGKAISEFFDACYLSYQMKLMKPDETFFRKVLMSERKAPYSCLFIDDGPRNVAAASQVGMRTYCPENGEDWTETIRKYL